The Stygiolobus azoricus genome window below encodes:
- a CDS encoding APC family permease, with translation MAEDKELKKENNIQKSLFARESSGLVREINWLTAMFISMGFIAFYALPVSFLSGLYVSPNGIAILAALLSWIVLLPHAFIWTKISESYQRTAADYVFASRVLHPAIGIGVGLVFGISQMIFDAAIVYDGVGQLASGFSAMGINFGQPYSGIASTLSNPYVVLFIGAITFTIVILLNIFAPKFTNELMSIVTGIALVTFIINGALMFTVTPQSIAASGITYQELVSASTKVTPLFSNVGLATIGLMVFTASFLPFVNGATSVAGEVRGGSKAFTRGVFMALVVSGILITFFITASIMSLGTKFFIGAGVLASTNSAASALTNPTFDVVLANKNLPLDLFLVIGSYFWYIAVMFAVALFVSRYFMAVAFDKALPTVVSYVSEKFHSPVVAHLIDEVITISSLAIITVTPLSSAFFYGMDTADAMALLFGFIIVVLAVIYSSVRNLPSALKGNRSLILLIGVIDFVVLSIYAYYWFGNSTIYLGIQMNPATWAIIASPFLAGIASYYIMKFYRAKKEGIDLSMTFKEIPPE, from the coding sequence ATGGCCGAGGATAAAGAGTTAAAAAAAGAAAATAATATTCAAAAAAGTTTATTCGCAAGAGAATCGTCTGGTTTAGTGAGAGAAATAAACTGGCTTACAGCTATGTTTATAAGCATGGGATTTATAGCGTTCTACGCTTTACCCGTATCATTCTTATCCGGTCTCTATGTCTCACCAAATGGAATAGCAATTCTCGCTGCATTATTAAGTTGGATAGTATTATTACCTCACGCTTTCATTTGGACTAAAATAAGTGAAAGTTATCAGAGGACAGCAGCTGATTATGTATTTGCAAGTAGAGTTCTTCACCCTGCAATCGGTATAGGTGTAGGTTTAGTTTTTGGAATCTCTCAGATGATATTTGACGCTGCAATTGTATATGATGGTGTAGGACAACTTGCCTCCGGTTTCTCTGCTATGGGTATTAACTTCGGCCAGCCTTACAGCGGAATAGCCTCTACGCTTTCTAATCCTTACGTAGTTCTCTTTATAGGAGCTATTACATTTACGATAGTTATCCTGCTGAACATATTTGCACCCAAGTTCACAAATGAACTTATGAGTATCGTGACCGGTATAGCCCTTGTTACTTTTATAATCAACGGTGCGCTAATGTTTACTGTTACCCCTCAGAGTATAGCAGCATCTGGAATAACTTATCAAGAATTGGTGAGTGCATCTACAAAAGTCACTCCTCTATTCTCCAACGTAGGTCTAGCGACAATAGGGTTAATGGTGTTTACCGCTTCTTTCCTTCCATTTGTAAACGGAGCAACTTCCGTTGCAGGAGAAGTTAGGGGTGGTAGTAAAGCCTTTACAAGAGGGGTATTTATGGCATTAGTAGTTTCTGGAATATTGATTACCTTCTTCATTACTGCAAGCATTATGTCTTTAGGAACTAAGTTCTTTATAGGTGCTGGAGTCTTAGCCTCCACTAATTCCGCAGCCTCTGCCTTAACTAACCCAACTTTTGACGTAGTGCTAGCCAATAAGAATTTACCACTTGACTTATTCCTAGTCATTGGATCTTACTTCTGGTATATTGCTGTAATGTTTGCTGTTGCCCTATTCGTGTCTAGGTATTTCATGGCTGTTGCATTTGATAAGGCATTACCTACAGTGGTATCTTACGTGAGTGAGAAGTTCCATAGTCCCGTAGTAGCTCACCTAATAGATGAGGTAATAACGATATCTAGTTTAGCTATAATAACAGTAACACCATTAAGTAGTGCATTCTTCTATGGTATGGATACAGCTGATGCTATGGCACTATTGTTCGGTTTCATAATAGTAGTACTTGCTGTTATATACTCCTCTGTAAGGAATTTACCTTCAGCCCTTAAGGGAAATAGAAGTCTAATATTATTAATAGGTGTAATAGACTTTGTAGTTCTATCCATTTACGCATACTACTGGTTCGGTAACTCCACAATATACCTTGGTATACAGATGAACCCAGCCACATGGGCTATAATAGCTTCACCTTTCTTAGCAGGCATTGCAAGCTATTATATCATGAAATTCTATAGAGCTAAGAAGGAAGGAATAGACCTATCTATGACCTTCAAAGAAATACCACCAGAGTAA
- a CDS encoding pyruvate ferredoxin oxidoreductase gives MMEKVISGNDAVALAVKLSRVKVTGIYPITPQTYIIESLSEMKDRGELETEIIRVESEHSAMAATFGAAAAGVRAYTATASQGLLYMHEMVWWVAGSRIPVVMTVGTRAVGPPWNIWNEHTDFMSERDSGWIMAFASTPQEAMDLSIMAFRITEDERVFLPMMVGMDGFILSHTKTRVYVPSQEEVDSYLPPRRQPYVLDPEDPIAMGNMFSPEDYMKLRESIHRAQIASKEVIVEAGKEYMKRVVPIGSYSTLNESYKLEDADYAVVVMGAWSLDAMQAVDELRKEWLKVGVYRIRFVRPWAEEEVVKALKDKSVLVLDRSVSFGRGGQLYTEVKASLPDADIKGVITGLGGVSIGKNEMKAIIRKFVERPQGIEWFYPKEVGKIELRSPRYIK, from the coding sequence ATGATGGAGAAGGTCATTTCAGGAAACGATGCTGTAGCTTTGGCTGTAAAACTGTCAAGAGTTAAGGTCACGGGAATTTACCCTATTACTCCGCAGACTTATATTATAGAGTCGCTCAGTGAAATGAAGGATAGAGGAGAACTCGAGACTGAAATAATCAGGGTAGAAAGCGAGCATTCTGCAATGGCTGCGACTTTCGGTGCAGCAGCTGCCGGTGTGAGGGCTTACACTGCTACTGCATCGCAGGGACTACTATACATGCATGAGATGGTATGGTGGGTAGCCGGGAGCAGAATACCAGTTGTAATGACTGTTGGGACTAGAGCTGTAGGTCCTCCATGGAACATATGGAATGAGCATACTGACTTCATGAGTGAAAGGGATAGCGGGTGGATAATGGCTTTCGCCTCTACGCCTCAAGAGGCCATGGACTTGAGTATAATGGCCTTCAGAATAACTGAAGACGAGAGAGTGTTCTTACCGATGATGGTCGGAATGGACGGTTTCATTCTATCCCACACGAAGACCAGAGTTTACGTGCCTTCACAAGAAGAAGTCGACTCATATCTCCCTCCAAGAAGACAGCCTTACGTGTTAGACCCAGAAGACCCAATAGCTATGGGTAACATGTTCTCGCCAGAGGATTACATGAAGCTTCGAGAGTCGATACATAGAGCCCAGATCGCCTCTAAGGAAGTGATTGTAGAGGCTGGGAAGGAATACATGAAGAGAGTAGTACCTATAGGGTCTTACTCGACGCTAAACGAGAGTTACAAATTAGAAGACGCTGACTACGCTGTAGTGGTTATGGGAGCTTGGTCTTTAGACGCTATGCAGGCTGTAGACGAGTTGAGAAAAGAATGGCTTAAGGTAGGGGTTTACAGAATCAGGTTTGTAAGACCTTGGGCAGAGGAAGAGGTGGTCAAGGCACTCAAGGATAAGAGTGTGTTAGTCCTCGACAGATCCGTTAGCTTCGGTAGGGGAGGGCAGTTATACACTGAAGTAAAAGCTTCGTTACCTGACGCTGATATAAAGGGTGTAATAACCGGGTTGGGAGGGGTTTCAATAGGAAAGAACGAGATGAAGGCAATAATCCGTAAGTTCGTAGAGAGACCACAAGGTATAGAATGGTTCTACCCCAAGGAGGTGGGAAAAATTGAGCTTAGGAGTCCGAGATATATTAAATAA
- the crn1 gene encoding CRISPR-associated ring nuclease Crn1, giving the protein MARLIATLGTSPGGIFESYKNLIEGNYQGDNVEKVKIDEVYIIRTSDKAVEFAWKLVKAIFTCCGAKDVRVYDIPLSITDINSRQDFLTFKREVESKINNGDFVDITGGRKSMSVAAAMSARNRNAKIITTVVPQAEYNRVQNLIKQLEPREKEIEMAGEGKCQTIDICQLVSKSALTILLS; this is encoded by the coding sequence ATGGCAAGGTTAATAGCCACGTTAGGTACTTCGCCAGGTGGAATATTTGAGAGTTATAAGAACTTAATTGAAGGCAATTATCAAGGGGATAACGTAGAGAAGGTAAAGATAGACGAGGTTTATATCATAAGGACATCTGATAAGGCTGTGGAATTCGCGTGGAAGTTAGTTAAGGCTATATTTACCTGTTGTGGTGCTAAGGATGTCCGTGTTTATGATATTCCCTTAAGCATAACGGACATTAACAGCAGGCAAGATTTTTTAACGTTTAAGAGGGAAGTCGAGAGTAAAATAAACAATGGGGACTTTGTGGACATAACGGGGGGTAGAAAATCTATGTCTGTAGCCGCTGCGATGTCAGCACGTAATAGAAACGCTAAGATTATTACTACAGTAGTCCCTCAAGCTGAGTACAACAGGGTTCAAAATCTCATAAAGCAACTTGAACCGAGAGAGAAGGAAATAGAGATGGCAGGGGAGGGTAAGTGTCAGACGATAGATATTTGTCAACTAGTGAGTAAATCAGCCCTAACTATTCTACTATCATAA
- a CDS encoding 2-oxoacid:acceptor oxidoreductase family protein, which yields MLEIRFHGRGGQGVVTAANLLAIAADLDGNWSSAFPFYGAERRGAEIESYCRIDSSPIRVTSPIENPDIVVILDPSLLKISNPLRGLKDEGYVIINSPSPVTLPYHTFVVNATKIALNLNLVKSGWPLVNIIMLGSLARLKVVTLDSLKKAIEEEFEGKIAELNKKAVEIAYEELMEVSQVVT from the coding sequence TTGCTCGAGATCAGATTTCACGGGAGAGGAGGGCAGGGAGTAGTTACAGCCGCTAACTTACTTGCAATTGCGGCAGATCTAGACGGGAACTGGTCCTCCGCATTCCCCTTCTACGGTGCCGAAAGAAGGGGGGCTGAGATAGAGTCTTATTGTAGAATTGACTCCTCTCCAATTAGGGTTACTTCCCCCATAGAAAACCCGGACATTGTTGTTATCCTAGATCCTTCTCTACTAAAGATCTCTAACCCACTCAGAGGGTTGAAAGACGAAGGGTATGTCATCATTAATTCCCCCTCCCCCGTAACCCTCCCCTACCACACTTTCGTGGTTAACGCTACGAAAATCGCCCTAAATCTTAACTTAGTCAAGTCTGGATGGCCCCTAGTTAACATTATTATGCTAGGAAGTCTGGCAAGACTAAAGGTAGTTACTCTAGACTCTTTGAAGAAGGCGATAGAGGAGGAGTTTGAGGGGAAGATCGCCGAGCTCAATAAGAAAGCCGTAGAAATAGCTTACGAGGAGTTAATGGAGGTGTCACAGGTTGTCACTTAA
- a CDS encoding ribbon-helix-helix protein, CopG family: protein MKKVITFKVEDELVKNLDIYARKHGLNRSEVIRKAILKLIEEERN from the coding sequence ATGAAAAAAGTTATCACCTTTAAGGTCGAGGACGAACTGGTAAAAAATCTCGATATTTATGCTAGAAAACACGGGTTAAATAGAAGTGAAGTCATAAGGAAAGCGATATTAAAGTTGATAGAAGAAGAAAGAAATTGA
- a CDS encoding metallophosphoesterase family protein, which translates to MPLETKILFVSDIHGSETVFRKALNAAKMFSVNYLIFGGDLFSKDFILVMKSGNSYYVGQQEVSLTELHEEYKVSGIAPLFFEKTEEMEEFKSNPYFRKEKILEFIDGQIAEWSKIFVEKKQPNIKVIWNTGNDDPLEADEMMKRYGFEVSENKIEELDDLFLVSCGYVNPTPWNTYRELPESTLYNKISDKLKGIEHFDNVIFNFHAPPYNTKLDYAIVGNKRDHVGSSSVREMIEKYQPLLGLHGHIHESAGVDKVGNTKVVNPGSEYKDGILDYALIVIKRDIKGFGKFYAKKYDVKTVHLGRG; encoded by the coding sequence ATGCCGCTAGAAACTAAGATTTTATTCGTGTCAGATATTCATGGTTCTGAAACAGTGTTTAGGAAGGCGTTGAATGCTGCAAAGATGTTCTCAGTTAACTATCTAATTTTCGGTGGAGATTTGTTCTCAAAAGATTTTATCCTTGTCATGAAATCAGGTAATAGTTACTATGTGGGACAACAAGAGGTTTCACTGACTGAACTTCATGAAGAATATAAGGTCTCAGGGATTGCACCTTTATTCTTTGAAAAGACTGAGGAGATGGAGGAGTTCAAGTCTAATCCATATTTTAGAAAGGAGAAAATACTAGAATTTATTGATGGTCAAATAGCTGAATGGAGTAAAATATTTGTTGAGAAGAAACAGCCAAACATAAAGGTGATATGGAACACGGGGAATGATGATCCTTTAGAAGCTGACGAGATGATGAAAAGGTATGGATTCGAGGTAAGCGAGAATAAAATAGAAGAGCTTGACGATTTATTTCTTGTAAGTTGCGGTTACGTTAATCCAACTCCTTGGAATACGTATAGAGAACTTCCCGAGTCAACGCTTTATAATAAAATTAGTGATAAACTAAAGGGAATTGAACATTTCGATAATGTTATCTTTAACTTCCACGCTCCACCATATAATACAAAACTGGACTATGCAATAGTGGGTAATAAGAGGGATCATGTTGGTTCCTCTTCAGTAAGAGAAATGATTGAGAAGTATCAACCTTTGCTAGGATTGCACGGTCATATACACGAATCAGCTGGTGTTGACAAAGTAGGAAACACAAAAGTCGTAAACCCCGGTAGTGAATATAAGGACGGAATCCTTGACTATGCTCTGATCGTAATAAAGAGAGACATAAAAGGATTCGGAAAGTTTTACGCTAAGAAATATGACGTGAAGACTGTTCATCTTGGAAGAGGATAG
- a CDS encoding aspartate aminotransferase family protein, whose translation MDDIAKVVKEHTFGTWRKQRDWNPITVTKAEGVYFYDSQGKRYLDLSSQLVNVNLGYGNKRVIESIKEQLDKLQYISPAFATEVRMKAVKSLLKVMPRSITKFFFSTSGTEANEAAIKIARLVKNPKYKIIARYRSYHGSTYGSISLTGDYRRWFAEPHIPGGVVRIPEPYCFRCPLKLKYPDCNLACANYVEYVIRNEHNVAGIILEPITGTNGVVVPPKEYLPTVRKIANENDVLFIADEVMTGWGRTEEWFAVNTWGIEPDILTTAKSATASYVPIGITGVSKEIGEFFEDNFFAHGHTFEAHPISLSAIPAVIEEFERLDLLSHVKAMGKYLGERLMELKERHKSIGDVRGVGLFWAVEFVKDKNNTPFATYEDKYKGNTSSVDKVAKKLLDEGVYVFNGPSWFVISPPLIIKKEEIDEAIDKLDKVISELDKEYRE comes from the coding sequence ATGGATGACATAGCTAAAGTTGTTAAAGAACACACTTTCGGCACATGGAGGAAACAAAGGGATTGGAATCCTATAACAGTGACAAAGGCTGAAGGCGTGTATTTTTACGATTCACAAGGAAAGAGGTATTTGGACTTATCGTCCCAATTGGTTAATGTAAACTTAGGGTACGGAAATAAGAGAGTGATAGAAAGTATAAAGGAGCAGTTGGACAAATTACAATATATTTCTCCTGCATTCGCTACAGAAGTTAGAATGAAAGCTGTGAAATCCCTACTTAAAGTGATGCCAAGGAGCATTACCAAGTTCTTCTTCTCTACCTCAGGTACAGAAGCAAACGAAGCTGCTATTAAAATAGCCAGACTAGTGAAAAACCCAAAGTATAAGATCATAGCTAGGTATAGATCCTATCACGGTTCTACATATGGCTCCATCTCTCTCACTGGAGACTATAGGAGATGGTTTGCAGAGCCACATATTCCCGGCGGTGTTGTGAGGATACCAGAACCTTACTGTTTCAGGTGTCCACTTAAGTTGAAGTATCCTGACTGTAATCTAGCTTGTGCAAACTACGTTGAGTACGTTATAAGAAATGAACATAATGTTGCAGGGATAATATTGGAGCCCATAACAGGTACTAACGGGGTAGTAGTTCCGCCGAAAGAGTATTTACCTACTGTTAGGAAAATAGCTAATGAAAATGACGTATTGTTTATTGCAGACGAAGTAATGACTGGATGGGGGAGAACTGAAGAATGGTTTGCAGTAAACACATGGGGGATAGAGCCTGATATTTTGACTACTGCAAAATCCGCTACTGCATCTTACGTTCCAATAGGCATTACTGGGGTAAGTAAAGAAATCGGAGAATTCTTCGAGGATAATTTCTTTGCCCACGGTCATACGTTCGAAGCTCACCCCATCTCTCTTTCTGCAATACCTGCAGTAATTGAAGAGTTTGAAAGGTTAGATCTCTTATCTCATGTAAAAGCTATGGGGAAGTATTTGGGCGAAAGGTTAATGGAGCTTAAGGAAAGGCACAAGAGCATAGGTGATGTAAGAGGTGTAGGCTTATTCTGGGCAGTGGAGTTCGTGAAGGATAAGAATAATACGCCTTTTGCCACGTACGAGGATAAATACAAGGGAAATACATCTTCTGTAGATAAGGTAGCAAAGAAGCTTTTAGATGAAGGAGTCTATGTCTTTAATGGACCATCGTGGTTTGTGATTTCCCCTCCGCTCATAATTAAGAAGGAGGAGATTGATGAGGCTATAGATAAACTAGATAAAGTAATCTCTGAGTTGGATAAGGAGTACAGAGAATAA
- a CDS encoding FAD-binding oxidoreductase has product MSTPKTVSMLSRDFSHTSPIISPLLSKTADAVIFPKSEEEVKTIVEACIEEHVPLVPRGGGVNNVGGIIPLKGGVIVDLSKMKYFKEYEDEVEVEPGVSFCKDGKLRFNARVYPSTYCEGATVVGFFSGGSGGIGEFRYGRNWDYATEVTMVNPLGKTVKLRGGDVKIAAHAEGTTGIITKLRVQKREEVKDVPVVIEFESLREAMGFIQRLYDEYSHVVYHVTLRSPEMSQLTANITGYYTNKWNVLVVCENECPFKGIKGDEVWKKRFLFFGGTITTAMGITKRKYYYVVKDIPLEETEEKLTKIIESKKGFITDVEFDVGRKSHPFILTDSEREYYELLNILGGTNFNLNSIYINSRLPKDHLHKILLYKRMYDKEDLFNPGKVKF; this is encoded by the coding sequence TTGAGTACTCCCAAAACAGTCTCAATGCTATCTAGAGACTTCAGCCATACTAGTCCCATTATTTCTCCACTTCTTTCCAAAACTGCTGACGCTGTTATCTTCCCTAAGAGTGAAGAGGAAGTTAAAACTATAGTAGAGGCATGTATTGAAGAGCACGTTCCTTTAGTACCGAGAGGTGGGGGAGTAAATAACGTGGGAGGTATTATACCGTTAAAAGGGGGAGTAATAGTAGACCTTTCAAAAATGAAATATTTCAAAGAATATGAAGATGAGGTTGAAGTTGAGCCGGGAGTTTCATTCTGCAAAGACGGTAAGCTGAGGTTTAATGCTAGAGTTTATCCCTCTACATATTGTGAAGGAGCAACCGTGGTAGGGTTTTTTAGCGGTGGATCTGGGGGGATAGGAGAATTTAGGTATGGCAGAAACTGGGATTACGCTACTGAAGTTACTATGGTGAACCCTCTAGGTAAAACGGTAAAGTTAAGAGGTGGAGATGTTAAAATAGCCGCTCATGCCGAGGGAACTACTGGGATAATAACTAAATTGAGAGTTCAAAAGAGGGAGGAAGTAAAGGATGTACCGGTAGTTATAGAATTCGAAAGTCTAAGGGAGGCCATGGGTTTCATTCAAAGACTATATGACGAGTACTCCCATGTAGTGTACCACGTTACGCTGAGGTCACCTGAAATGTCACAACTCACAGCTAATATCACGGGATATTATACTAATAAGTGGAATGTGTTGGTAGTGTGTGAAAACGAATGTCCGTTCAAAGGTATTAAAGGGGATGAGGTATGGAAAAAGAGGTTTCTCTTCTTCGGAGGCACGATAACAACTGCAATGGGTATAACTAAGAGAAAATACTACTATGTAGTGAAAGATATTCCTTTAGAGGAGACTGAGGAAAAACTTACCAAGATCATAGAATCCAAAAAGGGGTTTATTACTGACGTAGAATTCGACGTGGGTAGGAAATCGCACCCCTTTATTTTGACAGATAGTGAGAGAGAGTATTATGAGCTCCTTAACATTTTAGGAGGAACTAATTTCAACCTGAACAGTATTTATATAAACTCGAGGTTACCAAAAGATCACTTACATAAGATTTTACTTTACAAGAGAATGTACGACAAGGAAGATCTGTTTAACCCCGGTAAAGTAAAGTTTTAA
- a CDS encoding DmsC/YnfH family molybdoenzyme membrane anchor subunit encodes MEEILKTTEDDKLQLAFIFDPNKCIICNACVNACNSAYGGLNWRTLLVFDEGDTKVGVSIACNHCENPLCMKVCPSNAIKKDEMNIVYIDPKECIGCGYCTWACPYEEPKFTKDGVMSKCDFCRQRLMNKQGLPLCVEACPTGALSFGWVDKKEYSAPFLAPYELTRPNLVVRQSKVKVEASPLKTRKEENYWQLFIFTLFSEFALGSLLIPVKGIVPLLLMLIGLIPSILHINRKERFYKVIKNLRTSWLSREVFFSSLSVLSLIFYSLYPSVLTFASSLVILSLAIISSIMLYILKTIPSWYSPNTVISFLGTAFTSVFPLGYFLTHNYLYLLVAVAFSIAEIFAASKGNKPRLILNSFYLIMVLLSILIPLISLIATPVAILSEFIERRRFYENISYYGLPKH; translated from the coding sequence ATGGAAGAGATTTTGAAAACTACTGAAGATGATAAACTCCAATTGGCGTTCATTTTCGACCCCAATAAGTGTATTATCTGTAATGCTTGCGTCAACGCTTGTAACTCGGCTTACGGAGGTCTAAATTGGAGAACCCTACTCGTCTTTGACGAGGGAGACACGAAGGTAGGTGTTTCTATAGCTTGTAACCACTGTGAGAACCCCTTATGCATGAAGGTCTGTCCTTCAAACGCGATAAAGAAAGATGAGATGAACATTGTTTACATAGACCCTAAAGAGTGTATAGGGTGCGGTTATTGCACTTGGGCTTGTCCTTATGAAGAGCCGAAATTTACTAAAGATGGTGTAATGAGCAAGTGTGACTTCTGTAGGCAAAGGCTTATGAACAAGCAGGGGTTACCGTTGTGCGTAGAAGCGTGTCCTACCGGTGCCCTATCCTTCGGATGGGTTGATAAGAAAGAGTACAGCGCTCCGTTCTTAGCACCGTACGAACTCACTAGACCTAACCTCGTAGTGAGACAGAGCAAAGTTAAAGTCGAGGCTTCACCACTGAAGACAAGGAAAGAGGAAAATTATTGGCAATTATTTATCTTCACTTTATTCTCAGAGTTTGCCTTAGGCTCTCTTCTCATTCCAGTTAAAGGCATAGTACCTTTGCTCTTGATGCTTATAGGACTTATTCCTTCGATTTTGCATATAAACAGAAAGGAAAGGTTTTACAAGGTGATCAAGAACTTAAGAACTTCATGGCTGAGCAGAGAAGTATTCTTTTCGTCACTTTCCGTTCTTTCACTAATATTTTATTCGCTCTATCCTTCTGTGTTGACTTTTGCATCGTCACTTGTCATTCTTTCGTTAGCGATCATATCTTCAATAATGCTTTATATACTAAAGACTATACCGTCTTGGTATTCCCCCAATACTGTCATATCGTTCTTAGGTACAGCCTTTACTTCCGTATTTCCGTTAGGCTATTTCCTCACTCATAACTACTTGTATTTGCTTGTAGCTGTAGCCTTTAGTATAGCTGAGATATTCGCAGCCAGTAAGGGAAACAAGCCTAGGTTGATCTTAAATTCATTCTATCTCATCATGGTACTATTATCTATTCTAATCCCATTAATTAGTCTTATAGCTACTCCAGTAGCAATATTATCGGAGTTTATTGAAAGAAGGAGGTTTTATGAAAATATTTCATATTACGGCCTCCCAAAACATTAA
- the porB gene encoding pyruvate synthase subunit PorB encodes MSLGVRDILNKHKLMPGTSACPGCPENIAMRIISTALGENAVFVVVAGCSSVIQGMGPNSAYNYPILNVAFAAGPAAASGIAAAMRTKGKNVKAVVWAGDGGTADIGMASLSGAAERNEDILYICVDNEAYMNTGGQRSGSTPIGASTTTTPSGKRHNKKNIPFIMMAHRVPYVATASVGYPHDLMEKIKKAKEIRGFSYVQVLCPDPYGWMFEPSKTAEVAKLAVQTCYWPLFEYENGVLRISDECLHCLDKRTRKPIEEFLKIQGRFKHVDQQKIKELEEYVDEMWEKLRLMYKGNLKL; translated from the coding sequence TTGAGCTTAGGAGTCCGAGATATATTAAATAAACACAAACTTATGCCTGGGACATCAGCCTGTCCAGGCTGCCCTGAGAACATAGCAATGAGAATCATAAGCACTGCATTAGGAGAAAACGCTGTGTTCGTAGTAGTTGCAGGTTGTTCCTCTGTGATTCAGGGCATGGGACCCAACTCAGCTTATAACTATCCAATTCTAAACGTTGCCTTTGCTGCAGGTCCCGCGGCAGCTTCAGGTATTGCAGCAGCAATGAGGACTAAAGGGAAGAACGTCAAGGCAGTTGTATGGGCTGGAGATGGTGGTACTGCAGATATAGGAATGGCGTCCTTAAGTGGGGCTGCTGAGAGGAATGAGGACATTCTATATATATGCGTAGATAATGAGGCTTACATGAACACTGGTGGACAGAGGAGCGGTTCTACACCAATAGGGGCTTCGACAACTACCACGCCTAGTGGTAAAAGACATAATAAAAAGAACATACCGTTTATAATGATGGCACATCGAGTACCTTATGTAGCGACTGCGAGTGTAGGATATCCCCACGACTTAATGGAGAAGATAAAGAAGGCTAAGGAAATTCGCGGTTTCTCCTACGTACAAGTCTTATGTCCTGATCCTTATGGATGGATGTTTGAACCCTCAAAGACAGCCGAAGTAGCAAAGCTCGCCGTACAAACCTGCTACTGGCCGTTATTTGAGTACGAGAACGGCGTATTGAGGATCTCTGACGAATGCTTACATTGTCTAGATAAAAGGACTAGAAAGCCTATTGAGGAGTTCTTAAAAATACAAGGTAGATTTAAACATGTAGACCAACAGAAGATAAAGGAGCTTGAAGAATATGTAGATGAGATGTGGGAGAAGCTCAGGTTGATGTATAAGGGAAATCTGAAGTTATAG
- a CDS encoding 4Fe-4S dicluster-binding protein, with protein sequence MSLNYQLFPISKPAKGAGGKTGNWRIVRPLVHEDKCVGCKACYIWCPEGTIIIKDGKVAVDYEYCKGCGVCSNVCPAKAIEMVSES encoded by the coding sequence TTGTCACTTAATTACCAGCTATTCCCAATAAGCAAACCCGCTAAAGGGGCAGGAGGAAAGACCGGTAACTGGAGAATAGTGAGACCCTTAGTACACGAGGATAAATGTGTAGGATGTAAGGCTTGTTACATATGGTGTCCCGAGGGAACCATAATCATCAAGGATGGTAAAGTTGCTGTTGATTACGAATACTGTAAAGGATGCGGAGTTTGCTCCAACGTGTGTCCGGCAAAAGCAATTGAGATGGTGAGCGAGTCATGA